One segment of Triticum aestivum cultivar Chinese Spring chromosome 2A, IWGSC CS RefSeq v2.1, whole genome shotgun sequence DNA contains the following:
- the LOC123186039 gene encoding methylesterase 3-like, giving the protein MSSSSVPAAAVATSTRLILVHGTGHGGWCWYKVATLLRAAGHRVDAPDLVACGADARRLRDAPTFEDYTRPLLDALRDLPDGERAVLVGHSFGGMSVALAAEEFPDKVAAAVFLTAFMPDCDGPRTRVIEKVLASDWMDSVIDEEHAPPSVFLGPELVRQKLYQLSPEEDYTLCQSLARVSSYYVADQQQRPPFSAARYGAVTKVYVVAKQDMAMVEEYQRHMIAGIPVVEVREMANADHMVMFSAPDELAGHLADIANTYT; this is encoded by the coding sequence ATGTCTTCTTCCTCTGTGCCAGCGGCTGCCGTGGCGACGTCGACCCGCCTCATCCTGGTGCACGGCACGGGccacggcgggtggtgctggtaCAAGGTCGCCACCCTGCTCCGTGCCGCGGGGCACCGCGTGGACGCGCCGGACCTCGTGGCGTGCGGCGCCGACGCGCGCCGGCTGCGCGACGCGCCCACCTTTGAGGACTACACGCGCCCCCTGCTCGACGCGCTCCGGGACCTCCCGGACGGCGAGCGGGCGGTGCTCGTGGGCCACAGCTTCGGCGGGATGAGCGTCGCGCTCGCGGCCGAGGAATTCCCCGACAAGGTCGCCGCCGCCGTGTTCCTCACCGCCTTCATGCCCGACTGCGACGGCCCGCGCACCCGCGTCATCGAGAAGGTTCTCGCGTCCGACTGGATGGACAGTGTTATCGACGAGGAGCACGCCCCACCGTCGGTGTTCCTCGGCCCCGAGCTCGTGCGCCAGAAGCTCTACCAACTGAGCCCGGAGGAGGACTACACGTTGTGCCAGAGCCTGGCGCGGGTGAGCTCCTACTACGTGGCCGACCAGCAGCAACGGCCGCCGTTCAGCGCTGCCCGGTACGGCGCGGTGACCAAGGTCTACGTGGTCGCCAAGCAGGACATGGCCATGGTTGAGGAGTACCAGAGGCACATGATTGCAGGCATCCCCGTGGTTGAGGTGAGGGAGATGGCTAACGCCGACCACATGGTCATGTTCTCTGCGCCGGATGAACTGGCGGGCCACCTCGCCGACATCGCAAACACCTACACTTAA